The following is a genomic window from Streptomyces lincolnensis.
GACGGCGGCCACGACGACGACGCCGACATCTTCGGCGTGTTCGACGCCGAGTACACCGACAACGGAGGCGGTGGCCAGGCCCCGCTGACCACCCACGACCAGAACGTCCTCCAGCCCAGGCACCGCCAGGCCGAGCACTTCGGCGCCTCCTCCGGCGTCACCGTCATCGCCAAGGACACCGCGCACGGCGGCAACACGGTCGGCGACATCAACAACGGCGACTGGATCTCCTTCACGCCGTACGTCCTGAGCAACGCCAAGTCGATCACCGCGCGCGTCTCCTCGGGCGGTGCCGGCGGCACCCTGGAGGTCCGCGCCGGATCCGCCAAGGGCACCCTGCTCGGCAAGGCCACCGTGCCCGTGACCGGCGGCTGGGAGACCTTCCAGGACGTCAGCGCCAACCTGTCCCGCGCCCCCAAGGGCACCACCACCCTGTACCTCGTCTTCAAGGGCAGCGGCACCGGCGCCCTGTACGACGTGGACGACTTCACCTTCACCACGAGCTGAGAGGAGGTACGCGTCATGCGCTCAACCGGACGACTGAGCACGGCAGTCGTGGGCGCGGCCCTGCTCCTCGGCTGCGTCTCGGGACCCGCCGCCTCGCAACCGAGCGACTCCGCACGGGTGCTGGTCTTCTCCAAGACGGCCGGCTTCCGGCACGACTCGATCCCCGAGGGCGTGGCCACGGTCAAGCAACTCGGTGAGACCGAGGGCTACACCGTCGACGCCACCGAGGACGCGGGCGCGTTCACCGACCGCAACCTGCGGCGGTACGACGCGGTCGTCTTCCTCTCCACCACGGGAGACGTCCTCAACGCGGCCCAGCAGCGGGCCTTCGAGGGCTACATCCACCGCGGCGGCGCCTACGTCGGCATCCACGCCGCCGCCGACACCGAGTACGACTGGGAGTTCTACGGCGGCCTCGCCGGCGCCTACTTCCAGTCGCACCCGGCGATCCAGCCGGCGACGGTGGAGGTCGAGGACCACGCCCACCCGGCGACCTCGGCGCTCCCCGAGGCCTGGGAGCGCACCGACGAGTGGTACAACTACCGCAGCAATCCCCGGGAACGCGCCCATGTCCTCGCCTCGCTCGACGAGTCGTCGTACACCGGCGGCACCATGGACGGCGACCATCCGATCGCCTGGTGCCAGAACTACCAGGGCGGCCGTTCCTTCTACACCGGGGGCGGCCACACCAAGGAGTCCTTCGCGGAGCCGGCGTTCCGGCAGCACCTGCTGGGCGGCATCCGCTGGGCCGTCGGCGAGGCACAGGCCGACTGCCGCCCGGAGAACGGCTACCGGGCCCTGTTCGACGGCGGCTCTCTGGACGGCTGGCGGCAGTCGGGTCCGGGAACGTTCGATCTCGACGGCGACGGCACGATCACGTCGTCCGGCGGGATGGGGATGCTCTGGTATGCCGACTCGGGCTTCTCGTCGTACTCCCTGAAGCTCGACTGGAGGATGGCCG
Proteins encoded in this region:
- a CDS encoding ThuA domain-containing protein, translating into MRSTGRLSTAVVGAALLLGCVSGPAASQPSDSARVLVFSKTAGFRHDSIPEGVATVKQLGETEGYTVDATEDAGAFTDRNLRRYDAVVFLSTTGDVLNAAQQRAFEGYIHRGGAYVGIHAAADTEYDWEFYGGLAGAYFQSHPAIQPATVEVEDHAHPATSALPEAWERTDEWYNYRSNPRERAHVLASLDESSYTGGTMDGDHPIAWCQNYQGGRSFYTGGGHTKESFAEPAFRQHLLGGIRWAVGEAQADCRPENGYRALFDGGSLDGWRQSGPGTFDLDGDGTITSSGGMGMLWYADSGFSSYSLKLDWRMAGASGDDNSGVFVGFPPSDDPWSAVNNGYEIQIDATDVPEKTTGSVYGFRSADLKKRDRALNPPGEWNTYEIRVEGERLRVYLNGVKINDFTNTDPARSLRDGHVGIQNHGADDRVSFRDIRIKELPAKAGTAVPSQGG